The Bacteroidota bacterium DNA window AAACCTAACAATATTTTTTTAAAAAACAAACGGAGGAGGGAATAAAGAATAAGGTAAAAGGTATAAGGCGGAAGGAAGCCGGCTTTCACTATTCATCCCTTCCCCGGTTTTTTCGGAAAGCGGGTTTCATCTTTCTTTTCTACGGGCAGCGGAAGCATGTCAAACACTACTGTCTGACAGGTGATGTAAAAAAACTTATTAAGTTTTTTCCAGCTTGGTTTGGAAGGGCGCATGTCGGTAGTCGGTTGAAATTTGTCGAATAAAATATTCCACCATGTTTCATAGTTGTTTTCCATCCATGCCAGCAGTTGCTCGTGGTTTTCAAATTCATGAATAAGAAACACCAGTCCGGCTCCGTTATCATCCATCGGTTCCCAGTCAATGCCTGTCTGCCTGAACGCCAATTTGTAAAATAACTCAGTGGGTACTGCATGAATTATGGCCCGGTTTACAAATTCCATGTACATTTTTTCATTAACGGATAAGCACCGCAAATATTTTGCCATTTGCCGGTTACTCGGCAAAACGACCGGTTACTCAACGAGCAATTGCCTGCCAAAGTTTTAGACGAGCGCGGGTGTTTCTCCTATGAGAATAGGAGTTTCTTCCATGAATGAGGCAAATTCCCCTATGAGAAAAGCAATTTCCATAGGGGAAATTCAGAGTTTGGCACACTGTTGGATATAGGTATGCTTAACTGCGAACTGTAAAACTAAAAACAGGGAACAGTAAAAAAGATGAGAGAGAAAAAGTACACAACAAAAATTCCCTGCGATGGCAGGGAAGAACGGAGTACCCCCGATAACAACAGGGGTTGTCAATCCTTCCGTTCCGTAAACAGGCAGCGTGCCGGTTTTAAATTCAACAGTGAAGCGGAATGTGCGGAGGGTAAAGTGAAAGGAGATATAAAAAATGGCAAAACAGAAAAAAGCGACTGAAACCACTTCGAAGAAGAAGTTGGATTTTATTCCCAAAAGGAAAGGCAACCGCATTCTCTGGTCAACGAACATGCGCGCGAAAATTCAAACGCATGGTCCGAACCTCAGTTTGACAGGACAGGAAGTTACCGATAGCGTCAACTTTATTGACGGCTATACGAATACCGAAGCCGCGCTCGATGCCGTTAAAGTGGATGCACATAATAAATCCAAAGCGGTAAAGAACGCGCTGAAGGCAATGACTTCCGACCTGCGCAAAAAAGCCAAACGCATGAAAAACTGCAATGGCTATACCGATGCGATTGGCAAAGACCTGGAAATTGAAGGCGCTGAGCACCTGGCTCATCTTGATTTGTACAAACCGAAAATCAGGAAAGCGTTCATAGATTCCGGTTTTGTGCACATCTTAGCGATGAAAGGAGATGCCGAAGCATACAACGTGTATGCCCGCCTGAAAGGTCAGACAGCGTGGATGCTGATTGGCTCCAAGGTGAAGTACACGCCTTTTGTGGATAACCGCTTGTTGTCAACCCCCAACGTTCCCGAAGAACGGGAGTACAAACTCCATGGCGTATTCGGTGACCGTGAAATCGGGCTCGACAGCAGCATAGCATCTATTGTGTATGGAGGATAACCAAGCCGCGAAAATCAAAACATCATTGTCCGTTAATTCGAACCGTGATTGTACCTGACCCCGGAGAAGCATAGTAACCGGGGTTTGGTGTTTTGATTGTACCTGACCCCGGAGAAGCATAGTAACCGGGGTTTGGTGTTTTATGCCCCGCCATCCGAATTACTTCACCACGCTCACATGCCCTATATACTCATGCACCTTGTCAAAAATATCGGTAAGTTTCACCTTCCACACATACACATCTTCCTGCACCAGGTCGTTGCTGTTTCCGCCTTCCACCTTTGAATCCCACTTGCAGGCAGAGGACATGCCGCCCTGCCCGAATTTATCCCAGTCCACATTTTTGCCGGAGTAATGGCAGTCATAAATCATATTTCCCCATCGGTCAAAAATCCAGATATTGTAATCCTTCACCCCGCGGCTCTTTCCGAAGAAAACATCGTTGATTCCGTCCCCGTTCGGAGTTACGCAGTTGGGAATGTAGAACGAATATTCGGGAGTAAGCGTTACTTCGTGGCAGGTGCTGTCGTAGCATCCGTGCACATTCTGAACCGATACGCAGACATTAAAGGAATAAAAATCATTGTTAGTCGCCACCGCAGAATAAGAATGGGCGGGGTTTGTATTCTGGTTGTTGGAAGAGTTTCCGCTCACCGTGGGCGAGCCGTCACCGAAATCCCATGTCCATTGCGTAACATCATTCGTCCATTGCGGGCAGAAATAGAATTGCGGGTCATTCACGCTGGCTTCGTTGGTGTTCATGCAAAAGTCAGCATTGGGCCATCCGAAAATGGTAATATAATTTGGCTGGAATAAAGTATCCTTGCAGCCGTATTGCGTGGTAACAATTAACTGAACGCCATAGGTGCCCGGTATGCTCCAGGAAGAACAGCCGCTTTGCGCAGTGGAAGTTGCCGGAGTTCCCCCGGGAAAATTCCAGTACCAGTTGGTAAGGATGCCGTCCGTTGATGTTGATAAATCCGTAAAGCAGAATGTCTGGGGAGAGCATCCGCTGTCGGGTTTTGTAAAAAGGGCGACAGGAGGATTATAAACCGTCACGGGTTTATTCACGGTATCCTTGCATCCCTGCGGAGTGGTAACAATGAGCGTTACGGTATAATTGCCGGCTGCGGTAAATACATGCGAAGGATTTTGCAGGGCGGAAGTATTATTTCCCGAACTCGGGTCACCGAAATTCCACGACCACGCGTTCACAGTGGAAGTGGAACCATCCGTAAAATTAGTGGATGCATTTAAGCACACTGCCGTGCTCGAAAAATTAGCAACCGGAAGCGCGTAATTGGTAACCTGAAGCGGTGTGGAACTCTGGCATCCGCTGTCTGATGTAACCGTAAGGAAGACAGTGTAGGTATTGGGCGCAGTAAATATATGGCAGGGGTTTTGCAGCGTTGAAGTGTTGGAAGGCGAACTCGGGTCGCCAAAATTCCAACTCCAGCCCGTAATGCTGCCCGAAAAAATACTTGAACCGTCTGCAAAACTGGTGCAGCTGCCGAAACAAACGGGAGTGTAGGTGAAGTTGGCAACGGGCAGCGGGTTCACCACCACCGTTGTAACATTCGAATCTTTGCATCCATAATTATTTGTTACCACCAGCATGATCGTGTAAGTACCCGGGCTTCCAAAAGTGGTGGTGGGATTCTGCGAAGTGGAAGAAGACGGATTTCCTCCGGTCATAGTCCAGTTCCATGCGCTGATGGTATTGTTCCCGGTAGATAAATCAGTAAACGTGGTAAGATTATTAAAGCAAACATTGTTTCCGCTCAGGTTGGCAACGGGAGGCGGATTGAAGGATACCGGCATAGAAATAGTAGAAGTGCATCCTCCCTGGCTGGTAACCGTAAGCGAGGCGGTATAATTTCCCGGAGGATATGACACAACAGGATTCTGAGAAGTAGAGGTTGCCGGATTTCCGCTCGGGAAACTCCAGCTCCACGATACAATCGGGTCGCCTTGTGCTGCCACGGAAGCATCAGTAAACGTGGTGGCTTGTCCCGCGCACACGGAAGTAACCGTAAATGCCGCCTGCGGTAAGCCATTTACATTAACTGTATGGGTAATGGAAGCCGTGCATCCTGCCGAACAGGTTACAGTAAGCGTGACGGAATAATTTCCGGCATTGGGATACGTAACCGTTGCAGTGGAAGTAGTGGCGGAAGTGGGATTCCCCCCGGGAAAACTCCAGTTCCATCCGGTGATGGTTACATTGGAAGGAATTGCCGTACTGCTGTCCATAAAAGTAAACGTGCCGCATTGTCCCGTGAAATTAAAATTCGGCTGCACGGTTGCAGGAACATACAGTAAATGAAAGTTACATCCGGACGGCTGCTGAACTTCTACAGTAAGAGTATCTCCCGGCTGGGAAGTATAGGTGATGCATTGCTGTGTTCCCTGCGGAGGTGGAATTGGGCTGCCATTCACATACCATTGATAAGTATAACTTATATTAGGGTCAACAGGTCCGCATACGGTGGCTGTATTTCCCACGCAGCCGCCAGCCAGCGAAGCAGTGCCGCATAAAAAGTCCCAATAAGAATAACAAAAATGCCCGCCATAAACGCAATCACAATTTGTTATAACTACATTTAATGTTTGCCCAACATATTGTGAAAGGTTTACTCCCACCAAGGTCCAGGGTTTATACTGGTCGGAGAACGGATAGGCGCAGCAGGCAGCAGGGTTTACTTTGTAAAAACCAGGAATACTTGGGCCTCCTGTGTAAATAAGCGGAACGCATTGTACCGGATTACAATTATTATCATAAATAGTAATTTCACAATAAGGTTGTTCGTTTGGAAGATGCCCCGCATCTTCAATTACGATGGCATAAGCAAAAACAAAATTGGTATCCTGCGCAGTTACATTTAAAGGATAAGTAAGTTGTTCGCAGTTTGAACCAACACCGCAGTTGTCGCCAATTTTTATGGATTGATTTCCAAAACCCGGGCAAACCACCGGAATAGGCGGGTCGCCTGCATTGGGTCCAGGGGTGTTGCAGTCAATTCCTGCACCGCTCGTAATATTGTAAAAAGTGGGACTGGTTGCGGGATTTGCATTAGGACCTGGGCCCCATGTAGGAGGATTTGAACCACTGTTCGTTCCATTCTGCCATTGCCATGCGCCCCAGCCGCTTTCAACGCCCAAGCCACCGCAAGGGGCGCTTCCGTTTGGTGTGCAATTTCCATTCGTTGCATTTGACCACTTATAATTCCCTCCCCGCTGAACCCAGAGTTTCCTTTGCGCAAGCAGTTTATCAATAACAGGTTCAAAAAGACCATCCTCCTTCATTTTTTTACGGATGGTTGCTTCATCCATCTGGCTGGTTTCATGCGTGGTAATCTGCATGTTTTTTTCTTTGTACTTCACTTCCTGTGCGGTTGCCGTTTGAAAGCAAAAAAGCGCAATCAGCGCTTCACAGAAAAGAAATCGGGAGAGGGTAAAAACTTTTTTCATGGGATTGAAATAGTTGGGGAATATTTTTTTTAGTGCGACCAAAGGTAAATTTTGCATAACCCAATGTCAAGTATTTAATGTTATTTTTTAATTCACATTTCTTTATTCGGCAATTAAGATAAATCCGGTATACGATGTTTCTTTCCCGTTTTTATTTTTCACAATCAGTTTCCATGTGAACCGCTCGCCTGTTTTTGCTCCGCTTCCATCCCACGAATCATTCTTATTAGAAGTTTTGAAAACCGTATTCATATTTTTATCAAACACCGTAAGCGTGAAATTGAAATCACCGTTTTGCAGCGAAGCCGGCATCCATGTATCGTTCAATCTATCGCCATTTGGGCTGAATGCATCGGGCGCAAGCGGGAAAAGATTTTCAATAGTTACATTTCGTTTATCCGCAGCAGTGCATCCAAAAGAATTTTTTGCAGTCAGCGTAACCTGATACGTTCCTTTTTTCATGTAATTGTGAACCGGATTTTTTTCCGAAGAGGTTTGCTTGTCGTCAAAGTTCCATACGTATTCGGAAATAGTATTTCCTTTCGCTTCAAAATTTATTTCGGAAGGATTGTTTTCTGAAGAAGTAAAATCAATTTCCACATAGGGAACAGGATTAACAGGGAGCGCAAGTTGTTTTTCATCCGAAAGGTTTTGCTTTGAGTCGGTGAGTTTAAGTTTCACGGTATAATTTCCCGCTTTTGCATAAACATGCGAAGGGGATTTTTCTGCCGATGTTCTTCCGTCACCGAAATCCCACCTGAACGCGCAGGAACTTGCCGCATTGTCAGCAATGAACTGAACGGCAGTTCCTGCACATGCAGTGGGCTGATTAAAATGGAACGTTGCATTGAAGGAAGAAGTAACAAGCACAGGCGAAGGTTCCTGCTTCGCCTGAATATTTTCCGGATTGGTTTTGTCTGATGTATTTTCTGCCGCAGTAGTTTTTTCTTCCTGCGTTTTAGTTTCAGCAGGAATATTTTTTTCTTTTACAGAATTTTTATTTTCGGAATTGTTAAG harbors:
- a CDS encoding PKD domain-containing protein, which codes for MKKVFTLSRFLFCEALIALFCFQTATAQEVKYKEKNMQITTHETSQMDEATIRKKMKEDGLFEPVIDKLLAQRKLWVQRGGNYKWSNATNGNCTPNGSAPCGGLGVESGWGAWQWQNGTNSGSNPPTWGPGPNANPATSPTFYNITSGAGIDCNTPGPNAGDPPIPVVCPGFGNQSIKIGDNCGVGSNCEQLTYPLNVTAQDTNFVFAYAIVIEDAGHLPNEQPYCEITIYDNNCNPVQCVPLIYTGGPSIPGFYKVNPAACCAYPFSDQYKPWTLVGVNLSQYVGQTLNVVITNCDCVYGGHFCYSYWDFLCGTASLAGGCVGNTATVCGPVDPNISYTYQWYVNGSPIPPPQGTQQCITYTSQPGDTLTVEVQQPSGCNFHLLYVPATVQPNFNFTGQCGTFTFMDSSTAIPSNVTITGWNWSFPGGNPTSATTSTATVTYPNAGNYSVTLTVTCSAGCTASITHTVNVNGLPQAAFTVTSVCAGQATTFTDASVAAQGDPIVSWSWSFPSGNPATSTSQNPVVSYPPGNYTASLTVTSQGGCTSTISMPVSFNPPPVANLSGNNVCFNNLTTFTDLSTGNNTISAWNWTMTGGNPSSSTSQNPTTTFGSPGTYTIMLVVTNNYGCKDSNVTTVVVNPLPVANFTYTPVCFGSCTSFADGSSIFSGSITGWSWNFGDPSSPSNTSTLQNPCHIFTAPNTYTVFLTVTSDSGCQSSTPLQVTNYALPVANFSSTAVCLNASTNFTDGSTSTVNAWSWNFGDPSSGNNTSALQNPSHVFTAAGNYTVTLIVTTPQGCKDTVNKPVTVYNPPVALFTKPDSGCSPQTFCFTDLSTSTDGILTNWYWNFPGGTPATSTAQSGCSSWSIPGTYGVQLIVTTQYGCKDTLFQPNYITIFGWPNADFCMNTNEASVNDPQFYFCPQWTNDVTQWTWDFGDGSPTVSGNSSNNQNTNPAHSYSAVATNNDFYSFNVCVSVQNVHGCYDSTCHEVTLTPEYSFYIPNCVTPNGDGINDVFFGKSRGVKDYNIWIFDRWGNMIYDCHYSGKNVDWDKFGQGGMSSACKWDSKVEGGNSNDLVQEDVYVWKVKLTDIFDKVHEYIGHVSVVK
- a CDS encoding PKD domain-containing protein, whose product is MNKFEQHIKTSLENYNADYNPAHWEDIQNRLNKSGAGKSSYSAGKITGIAAGVIAAAGLIYFFMQGNSSSPEKSNAEKVISQNADINKVKENAAQQETPAENKNQTAALNNSENKNSVKEKNIPAETKTQEEKTTAAENTSDKTNPENIQAKQEPSPVLVTSSFNATFHFNQPTACAGTAVQFIADNAASSCAFRWDFGDGRTSAEKSPSHVYAKAGNYTVKLKLTDSKQNLSDEKQLALPVNPVPYVEIDFTSSENNPSEINFEAKGNTISEYVWNFDDKQTSSEKNPVHNYMKKGTYQVTLTAKNSFGCTAADKRNVTIENLFPLAPDAFSPNGDRLNDTWMPASLQNGDFNFTLTVFDKNMNTVFKTSNKNDSWDGSGAKTGERFTWKLIVKNKNGKETSYTGFILIAE